From Amycolatopsis sp. YIM 10, the proteins below share one genomic window:
- a CDS encoding DUF1003 domain-containing protein: MPELHPRRRLDQPRAGRRLVLRFDPDAFGRVTERVARFLGTGKYLFWQTLTVIVWITLNLVAVSLRWDPYPFILLNLAFSTQAAYAAPLILLAQNRQDDRDRVSLDEDRTRAAQTKADTEFLARELAALRLAIGEVATRDYLRGELDKLREDLDTKPRKSRARSSTTDT, encoded by the coding sequence GTGCCTGAGCTGCATCCACGACGACGGCTCGACCAGCCTCGGGCCGGCCGCCGGCTCGTGCTGCGCTTCGACCCGGACGCGTTCGGCCGGGTCACCGAACGCGTCGCGCGTTTCCTCGGCACCGGCAAGTACCTGTTCTGGCAGACGCTGACCGTCATCGTCTGGATCACGCTGAACCTGGTCGCGGTGTCGCTGCGCTGGGACCCGTACCCGTTCATCCTGCTCAACCTGGCCTTCTCCACCCAGGCCGCGTACGCCGCACCGCTGATCCTGCTGGCGCAGAACCGCCAGGACGACCGCGACCGCGTCTCGCTGGACGAGGACCGGACCCGCGCGGCGCAGACCAAGGCGGACACCGAGTTCCTGGCCAGGGAGCTGGCCGCGCTGCGGCTGGCGATCGGTGAGGTGGCCACGCGCGACTACCTGCGCGGCGAGCTGGACAAGCTGCGTGAGGACCTCGACACCAAGCCGCGGAAGAGCCGGGCTCGGAGCAGCACTACCGATACGTAA
- a CDS encoding carbohydrate ABC transporter permease, giving the protein MVMGGTATGGRKLKWTLIDIVVVVYALFPVLWIVSLSFKSKETLADGSLIPTEWTLQNYVDIFATTEFIRALVNSIGIAIIATVIAVVLGTMAAYAIARLDFPGKQLLVGVSLLIAMFPQVSLVTPLFNIERELGLFDTWPGLILPYITFALPLAIYTLSAFFREIPWELEKAAKMDGATPAQAFRRVIAPLAAPGVFTTAILVFIFCWNDFLFAISLTSTESSRTVPAALSFFTGSSQFEDPTGTISAAAVVITVPIILFVLFFQRRIVAGLTSGAVKG; this is encoded by the coding sequence ATGGTCATGGGAGGAACGGCCACCGGTGGCCGCAAGCTCAAGTGGACCCTGATCGACATCGTGGTGGTGGTCTACGCGCTGTTCCCGGTGCTGTGGATCGTGTCACTGTCGTTCAAGAGCAAGGAAACCCTGGCGGACGGCAGTCTGATCCCGACCGAGTGGACCCTGCAGAACTACGTCGACATCTTCGCCACCACCGAGTTCATCCGGGCGCTGGTCAACTCGATCGGCATCGCGATCATCGCCACGGTGATCGCGGTGGTGCTCGGCACGATGGCGGCCTACGCGATCGCGCGGCTGGACTTCCCCGGCAAGCAGTTGCTGGTCGGGGTCTCCCTGCTGATCGCGATGTTCCCGCAGGTCTCGCTGGTCACCCCGCTGTTCAACATCGAGCGGGAACTCGGCCTGTTCGACACCTGGCCGGGGCTGATCCTGCCGTACATCACCTTCGCGCTGCCGCTGGCGATCTACACGCTGTCGGCCTTCTTCCGGGAGATCCCCTGGGAGCTGGAGAAGGCGGCGAAGATGGACGGGGCGACCCCGGCGCAGGCGTTCCGCCGGGTGATCGCGCCGCTGGCCGCGCCCGGGGTGTTCACCACCGCGATCCTGGTGTTCATCTTCTGCTGGAACGACTTCCTGTTCGCCATCTCGCTGACCTCGACCGAGTCCTCGCGCACGGTCCCGGCGGCGCTGTCGTTCTTCACCGGGTCCTCGCAGTTCGAGGACCCAACGGGCACGATCTCCGCGGCGGCCGTGGTGATCACCGTGCCGATCATCCTGTTCGTGTTGTTCTTCCAGCGTCGCATCGTGGCGGGGCTGACCTCCGGCGCCGTTAAGGGGTAA
- a CDS encoding magnesium transporter MgtE N-terminal domain-containing protein: protein MAAVNRVFAAQLAGLPVFGPDGESIGKVRDLVAGLRLDQQAPRVLGLVVELATRRRVFVPMLRVTSIEPNAVGLATGSVNMRQFHRRPNEVLVLGQLADAHATLAATGVRVTVADAAMEPTRTRDWVLTKLAVRERSTRLGLGRRRSSLQVLPWTEVAGLSLGDLTEQPQGAGQLLMLFDTMRAVDIAATLRDLPIKRRHEVADAMDDERLADVIEELPEDDQKDLLGYLAEERAADILEAMNPDDAADLLSELTPADQSRLLELMEPEESEPVRRLLAYSSDTAGGLMTPEPVVLTPDATVAEALARIRNRELPAALATMVFVCRPPQATPTGRYVGCVHFQRLLREPPAELVASAVDTDLPALRPDATLTEVTRYFAAYNLACGPVVDAGDHLVGAVTVDDVLDHLLPEGWRETGLHDVRAADSKEWERA, encoded by the coding sequence ATGGCCGCCGTGAACCGCGTTTTCGCTGCTCAACTGGCCGGTTTGCCGGTATTCGGCCCGGATGGCGAATCCATCGGCAAGGTACGCGACCTGGTCGCCGGGCTCCGGCTGGACCAGCAGGCGCCGCGGGTGCTCGGCCTGGTGGTCGAGCTGGCCACCCGGCGCCGGGTTTTTGTGCCGATGCTGCGGGTCACCTCGATCGAGCCGAACGCGGTCGGCCTGGCCACCGGTTCGGTGAACATGCGTCAGTTCCACCGCCGCCCGAACGAGGTGCTGGTGCTCGGTCAGCTCGCCGACGCGCACGCCACGCTGGCCGCCACCGGCGTCCGGGTCACCGTCGCCGACGCCGCGATGGAGCCGACCCGCACACGCGACTGGGTGCTGACGAAGCTGGCCGTCCGCGAGCGGAGTACGCGGCTCGGGCTCGGCCGCCGCCGTTCCTCCCTCCAGGTACTGCCGTGGACCGAGGTCGCCGGGCTCAGCCTCGGCGACCTGACCGAGCAGCCGCAGGGCGCCGGGCAGCTGCTGATGCTGTTCGACACCATGCGTGCCGTGGACATCGCCGCCACGCTGCGGGACCTGCCGATCAAGCGGCGGCACGAGGTCGCCGACGCGATGGACGACGAGCGGCTGGCCGACGTCATCGAGGAACTGCCCGAGGACGACCAGAAGGACCTGCTCGGTTACCTCGCCGAGGAACGGGCCGCGGACATTCTCGAAGCGATGAACCCCGACGACGCCGCCGACCTGCTCTCCGAGCTGACCCCGGCGGACCAGAGCAGGCTGCTGGAACTGATGGAGCCGGAGGAGTCCGAGCCGGTCCGGCGGCTGCTGGCGTACTCGTCGGACACCGCGGGCGGGCTGATGACCCCGGAGCCGGTGGTGCTCACGCCCGACGCCACCGTCGCCGAGGCGCTGGCCCGCATCCGCAACCGGGAGCTGCCCGCCGCGCTGGCCACCATGGTTTTTGTCTGCCGCCCACCGCAGGCCACACCCACCGGCCGGTACGTCGGCTGCGTGCACTTCCAGCGGTTGCTGCGGGAACCACCGGCCGAGCTGGTGGCCAGCGCGGTGGACACCGACCTGCCCGCGCTGCGGCCCGACGCCACGCTGACCGAGGTCACCCGGTACTTCGCCGCGTACAACCTGGCCTGCGGGCCGGTGGTGGACGCCGGCGACCACCTGGTCGGCGCGGTCACCGTGGACGACGTGCTCGACCACCTGCTGCCGGAGGGCTGGCGCGAAACCGGCCTGCACGACGTGCGCGCCGCGGATTCCAAGGAGTGGGAACGTGCCTGA
- a CDS encoding slipin family protein has protein sequence MLMEILTAAVVVAGIGMASAVRVVKQYERGLIYRFGRVRPHVREAGLVLLVPFVDRIQKVNMQIITMPIPAQDGITKDNVTVKVDAVVYFKVTDPVLAAVNVEDYRSAVGQVAQTSLRSIIGKSELDDLLSNRERLNEGLELLIDSPALGWGIHIDRVEIKDVALPEGMKRSMSRQAEAERERRARVISADGELQASHKLAEAAATMADTPAALQLRLLETVVQVAAEKNSTLVLPFPVELLRFLDRAAKPGDTEAAVAPQPREPGDSDATAVAPNPREPSDRA, from the coding sequence ATGCTGATGGAAATCCTCACCGCCGCCGTGGTGGTGGCCGGAATCGGAATGGCTTCGGCGGTCCGCGTGGTCAAGCAGTACGAGCGCGGGCTGATCTACCGCTTCGGCCGGGTGCGGCCGCACGTGCGCGAGGCCGGGCTGGTCCTGCTGGTGCCGTTCGTGGACCGGATCCAGAAGGTCAACATGCAGATCATCACCATGCCGATCCCCGCGCAGGACGGCATCACCAAGGACAACGTCACGGTCAAGGTGGACGCGGTGGTCTACTTCAAGGTGACCGATCCGGTGCTGGCCGCGGTGAACGTGGAGGACTACCGCTCCGCGGTCGGCCAGGTCGCGCAGACCTCGCTGCGCTCGATCATCGGCAAGAGCGAGCTGGACGACCTGCTGTCCAACCGCGAGCGCCTCAACGAGGGGCTGGAACTGCTCATCGACAGCCCGGCGCTGGGCTGGGGCATCCACATCGACCGGGTGGAGATCAAGGACGTCGCGCTGCCGGAGGGCATGAAGCGCTCGATGTCCCGGCAGGCCGAAGCCGAACGGGAACGCCGCGCCAGGGTGATCTCGGCGGACGGCGAGCTGCAGGCCTCGCACAAGCTGGCCGAGGCGGCGGCCACGATGGCCGACACCCCGGCGGCGCTGCAACTGCGGCTGCTGGAGACCGTGGTCCAGGTGGCCGCCGAGAAGAACTCGACCCTGGTGCTGCCGTTCCCGGTGGAGCTGCTGCGGTTCCTCGACCGCGCGGCCAAGCCGGGCGACACCGAGGCCGCCGTCGCGCCCCAACCGCGTGAACCCGGCGACAGCGACGCCACTGCCGTCGCGCCCAATCCGCGCGAGCCCAGCGACCGTGCCTAG
- a CDS encoding general stress protein, with translation MNLTGPFSSARPAPGQPRLPTPPTGWPVGSYGTYEEAQSAVEHLASNELEVRDVTIVGVDLMLVERVVGRLSWGKVLGTGAISGAWLGLLIGLLLSVFSPPGSSPAPPILVGLAAGVLFGLITAAMSYSLTKGRRDFSSTSQLVAGRYDVLCQPRNAEKARDLLAKHAMRSPGALG, from the coding sequence ATCAACTTGACCGGTCCGTTCTCCTCAGCGCGTCCCGCGCCGGGACAGCCACGCCTGCCCACTCCGCCGACCGGCTGGCCGGTGGGCTCGTACGGCACCTACGAGGAGGCCCAGAGCGCGGTCGAACACCTCGCCTCGAACGAACTCGAGGTCCGCGACGTGACCATCGTCGGCGTGGACCTGATGCTCGTCGAGCGGGTGGTCGGCAGGCTGTCGTGGGGCAAGGTGCTCGGCACCGGCGCGATTTCCGGCGCCTGGCTCGGTTTGCTGATCGGGCTGCTGCTGAGCGTGTTCTCCCCGCCGGGCAGCAGCCCGGCCCCGCCGATCCTGGTCGGCCTCGCCGCCGGTGTGCTGTTCGGCCTGATCACCGCGGCGATGAGCTACTCGCTGACCAAGGGCCGCCGCGACTTCTCCTCGACCAGCCAGCTGGTGGCCGGCCGGTACGACGTGCTGTGCCAGCCGCGCAACGCGGAGAAGGCGCGCGACCTGCTGGCCAAGCACGCGATGCGCTCACCCGGCGCACTGGGCTGA
- a CDS encoding ABC transporter substrate-binding protein: MGKANARNRRGRSPGRAISVLGAGLMAAGLLTACGSSGGLKINIYYAPEDNFQKVVDQCNTKAGGRYEIVYNKLPRGADGQREQMVRRLAAGDEGLDILGLDVNWVAEFAEAGWAEEWTGANKAEASAGVLPGPLETATWNGKLYAAPKNTNVQLLWYDDRVTPAPPETWDQMIDQALALKAQGKPSEILFTGAQYEGLVVIYNTLVESAGGRILSEDGKSVVMDEGAVKALEILKRVTSSGITNASLTNQKEDEVRQQFQRGTGAFELNWPFVYPSYKKEKPDDLAHFKWATYPSVVPGQPPRTTIGGYDLAVSTASRHKPEAFEAALCLRSPESQKFSALNDGVPPTLEALYTDTTPLDPSKPASDDNPSMETQYPMRETILEALKNAAVRPLTPAYQNLSTVMSKVLSPPAAIDPQATAEELRKQLADALESKGVIP, translated from the coding sequence ATGGGGAAAGCGAACGCCAGGAACCGGCGAGGACGTTCGCCCGGACGGGCGATATCGGTTCTGGGCGCGGGGCTGATGGCCGCCGGGCTGCTCACCGCCTGCGGTTCGAGTGGCGGCCTGAAGATCAACATCTACTACGCGCCGGAGGACAACTTCCAGAAGGTTGTCGACCAGTGCAACACCAAGGCGGGCGGTCGCTACGAGATCGTCTACAACAAGCTTCCGCGTGGTGCGGACGGCCAGCGCGAGCAGATGGTGCGCCGCTTGGCCGCTGGGGATGAGGGCCTGGACATCCTGGGCCTCGACGTGAACTGGGTGGCGGAGTTCGCCGAGGCGGGCTGGGCCGAGGAGTGGACGGGCGCGAACAAGGCCGAGGCTTCGGCCGGGGTGCTGCCCGGTCCACTTGAGACGGCGACCTGGAACGGCAAGCTCTACGCCGCGCCGAAGAACACGAACGTGCAGTTGCTCTGGTACGACGACCGGGTCACCCCGGCGCCGCCGGAGACCTGGGACCAGATGATCGACCAGGCGCTCGCGCTCAAGGCGCAGGGCAAGCCGAGCGAGATCCTGTTCACCGGCGCGCAGTACGAAGGCCTGGTGGTCATCTACAACACGCTGGTCGAGTCGGCGGGCGGGCGAATCCTGTCCGAGGACGGCAAGTCCGTGGTGATGGACGAGGGCGCGGTCAAGGCGCTGGAGATCCTCAAGCGGGTCACCTCGTCGGGCATCACCAACGCCTCGCTGACCAACCAGAAGGAGGACGAGGTCCGCCAGCAGTTCCAGCGCGGTACCGGTGCCTTCGAACTGAACTGGCCGTTCGTCTACCCCTCCTACAAGAAGGAGAAGCCGGACGACCTGGCGCACTTCAAGTGGGCCACCTATCCGTCGGTGGTGCCTGGCCAGCCCCCGCGTACCACGATCGGTGGTTACGACCTCGCGGTCAGCACCGCGTCGCGGCACAAGCCGGAGGCGTTCGAAGCCGCGCTTTGCCTGCGCAGCCCGGAAAGCCAGAAGTTCTCCGCGCTCAACGACGGGGTGCCGCCGACGCTGGAGGCGCTCTACACCGACACCACGCCGCTGGACCCGAGCAAGCCGGCCAGTGACGACAACCCGAGCATGGAAACGCAGTACCCGATGCGGGAGACGATTCTCGAGGCGTTGAAGAACGCCGCGGTCCGCCCGCTCACCCCGGCATACCAGAACCTGTCGACGGTGATGTCCAAGGTGTTGTCGCCGCCGGCGGCGATCGATCCGCAGGCCACCGCGGAGGAACTGCGCAAGCAGCTCGCCGACGCACTCGAGTCGAAGGGAGTGATCCCGTGA
- a CDS encoding DUF4190 domain-containing protein, with protein MSYPQDPYGQNQPQSYGPPSGGYPQQPYPQQPGYGPGYGYGQPMPMQNQDQGMAVAAMICSIVGLVACGGILSIVGLVLGHISYNKAKRGEAGGQGMALAAIIIGWVVVGLLLIGLIIFLIAGIATNWDFD; from the coding sequence ATGAGCTACCCCCAGGATCCCTACGGCCAGAACCAGCCGCAGTCCTACGGCCCGCCGTCGGGCGGCTATCCGCAGCAGCCGTACCCGCAGCAGCCCGGCTACGGGCCCGGGTACGGCTACGGCCAGCCGATGCCCATGCAGAACCAGGACCAGGGCATGGCCGTGGCGGCGATGATCTGCTCGATCGTCGGCCTGGTCGCCTGCGGCGGGATCCTGTCCATCGTCGGGCTGGTGCTCGGCCACATCTCCTACAACAAGGCCAAGCGCGGTGAGGCGGGCGGCCAGGGCATGGCGCTGGCCGCGATCATCATCGGCTGGGTGGTGGTCGGCCTGCTGCTGATCGGCCTGATCATCTTCCTGATCGCCGGCATAGCCACCAACTGGGACTTCGACTAG
- a CDS encoding ABC transporter ATP-binding protein yields the protein MAEIVLENVSKRYPDGALAVSEVNLEIADGEFIILVGPSGCGKSTTLNMVAGLEDISSGELRIDGKRVNEKAPKDRDIAMVFQSYALYPHMSVRENMAFPLRLAKVDDATVKSKVDEAARILDLTQHLERKPANLSGGQRQRVAMGRAIVRSPKAFLMDEPLSNLDAKLRGQMRTSVSKLQKQLGTTTLYVTHDQTEAMTLGDRVVVLRGGYVQQIGSPQFLYENPANLFVAGFIGSPSMNFVPATLEEGALQSPFGRITLSDRVRQLVEASGGGREVIAGVRPEHFEDAALLDDAQKSGGVTFTATVDVLESMGSEKYAHFSVEGSEATSTDLADLAADSGSADVPDSGSAIVTRLSASSGAKEGEPLDIWFDADKVQIFDPSSGKNLTYAG from the coding sequence ATGGCTGAGATCGTTCTCGAGAATGTGAGCAAGCGCTACCCCGACGGAGCGCTCGCGGTGTCCGAGGTCAACCTGGAGATCGCCGACGGCGAGTTCATCATCCTGGTCGGCCCGTCCGGCTGCGGGAAGTCGACCACGCTGAACATGGTGGCTGGGCTGGAGGACATCTCCTCCGGCGAGCTGCGCATCGACGGCAAGCGCGTCAACGAGAAGGCGCCGAAGGACCGCGACATCGCCATGGTGTTCCAGTCCTACGCGCTCTACCCGCACATGAGCGTGCGGGAGAACATGGCCTTCCCGCTTCGGCTGGCCAAAGTGGACGATGCGACGGTCAAGTCCAAGGTGGACGAAGCCGCGCGGATCCTCGACCTGACCCAGCACCTGGAGCGCAAGCCGGCCAACCTCTCCGGTGGCCAGCGCCAGCGGGTGGCGATGGGCCGGGCGATCGTGCGCAGCCCCAAGGCGTTCCTGATGGACGAGCCACTGTCCAACCTGGACGCCAAGCTGCGCGGGCAGATGCGGACCTCGGTGTCCAAGCTGCAGAAGCAGCTGGGCACCACCACGCTCTACGTCACGCACGACCAGACCGAGGCGATGACCCTCGGCGACCGGGTCGTGGTGCTGCGGGGTGGGTACGTGCAGCAGATCGGGTCGCCGCAGTTCCTCTACGAAAACCCGGCGAACCTCTTCGTGGCCGGGTTCATCGGCTCCCCGTCGATGAACTTCGTGCCTGCCACGCTGGAGGAGGGCGCGCTGCAGAGCCCGTTCGGCCGGATCACGCTGAGCGACCGGGTGCGGCAGCTGGTGGAGGCGTCCGGTGGCGGTCGTGAGGTGATCGCCGGTGTCCGGCCGGAGCACTTCGAGGACGCCGCGCTGCTCGACGACGCGCAGAAGAGCGGCGGCGTCACCTTCACCGCGACGGTGGACGTGCTGGAGTCGATGGGCTCGGAGAAGTACGCCCACTTCTCGGTCGAAGGTTCCGAGGCGACCTCCACGGACCTGGCCGACCTGGCCGCCGACAGCGGTTCGGCGGATGTGCCGGACAGCGGCTCGGCGATCGTTACTCGGCTGTCGGCGTCTTCGGGGGCCAAGGAAGGGGAGCCGCTTGACATCTGGTTCGACGCGGACAAGGTGCAGATTTTTGATCCGTCTTCGGGGAAGAATCTGACTTACGCTGGCTGA
- a CDS encoding acyl-CoA dehydrogenase family protein, with translation MARLAQTAGLTEIQSEILSTVRSFVDKEVIPHAQELEHADTYPADIVEGMKEMGLFGLTIPEEYGGLGESLLTYALVVEEIARGWMSVSGVINTHFIVAHMISRHGTEEQKKHFLPRMATGEVRGSFSMSEPDLGSDVAAIKTKARRDGDDYVIDGAKMWLTNGGSSNLIALLVRTDEGAEKAHQNLTTFLVEKPEGFGEVTPGLTIPGKIEKMGYKGVDTTEAVFDGFRIGADKVLGNAPGKGFAYMMDGVEVGRVNVAARACGIAIRAFELAVEYAQQRRTFGKPIAEHQAIAFKLAEMATKVEAAHLMMVNAARLKDSGARNDVEAGMAKLIASEYCAEVTQEAFRIHGGYGYSKEYEIERLMREAPFLLIGEGTSEIQKTIISRGLLREYKSRG, from the coding sequence ATGGCCCGCCTCGCCCAGACCGCCGGACTGACCGAGATCCAGTCCGAGATCCTCTCCACGGTCCGTTCCTTCGTCGACAAGGAGGTCATCCCGCACGCCCAGGAGCTGGAGCACGCGGACACCTACCCGGCCGACATCGTCGAGGGCATGAAGGAGATGGGGCTGTTCGGGCTGACCATTCCCGAGGAGTACGGCGGCCTCGGCGAGTCGCTGCTGACCTACGCGCTGGTGGTGGAGGAGATCGCGCGCGGCTGGATGAGCGTGTCCGGTGTGATCAACACGCACTTCATCGTGGCGCACATGATCTCCCGCCACGGCACCGAGGAGCAGAAGAAGCACTTCCTGCCCCGGATGGCCACCGGCGAGGTGCGCGGCTCGTTCTCCATGTCGGAGCCGGACCTCGGTTCGGACGTGGCCGCGATCAAGACAAAGGCCCGCCGCGACGGTGACGACTACGTGATCGACGGCGCGAAGATGTGGCTGACCAACGGCGGCAGCTCCAACCTGATCGCGCTGCTGGTGCGCACCGACGAGGGCGCCGAGAAGGCACACCAGAACCTGACCACTTTCCTGGTGGAGAAGCCGGAGGGCTTCGGCGAGGTCACGCCCGGCCTGACCATTCCCGGCAAGATCGAGAAGATGGGTTACAAGGGCGTCGACACCACCGAGGCCGTGTTCGACGGCTTCCGCATCGGTGCGGACAAGGTGCTCGGGAACGCGCCGGGCAAGGGCTTCGCGTACATGATGGACGGTGTCGAGGTCGGCCGGGTGAACGTGGCCGCGCGTGCCTGCGGCATCGCGATCCGCGCGTTCGAGCTGGCGGTGGAGTACGCGCAGCAGCGCAGGACCTTCGGCAAGCCGATCGCCGAGCACCAGGCGATCGCGTTCAAGCTGGCCGAGATGGCCACCAAGGTCGAGGCCGCGCACCTGATGATGGTCAACGCGGCGCGGCTGAAGGACTCCGGCGCCCGCAACGACGTCGAGGCGGGCATGGCGAAGCTGATCGCCAGCGAGTACTGCGCCGAGGTGACCCAGGAGGCCTTCCGCATCCACGGCGGTTACGGCTACTCCAAGGAGTACGAGATCGAGCGGCTGATGCGCGAGGCCCCGTTCCTGCTGATCGGCGAGGGCACCAGCGAGATCCAGAAGACGATCATCAGCCGCGGACTGCTCCGCGAGTACAAATCCCGAGGCTGA
- a CDS encoding carbohydrate ABC transporter permease, protein MTVAEPAAPAATAVNGGKRGKPPLSEGKKAERRLGLLLCAPAAIVMIAVTGWPIIYSIWLSLQRYDLRFPAQQEFVGLDNYVSVLTNSYWWTAFATTMGLTVVSVAIELVLGMALALIMHRTLVGRGLVRTVSLIPYGIVTVVAAFSWYYAWTPETGYLANLFVGSAPLTDWLSSLSIIVLAEVWKTTPFMALLLMAGLALVPDDLLKAASMDGATAWQRFTKVMLPVMKPAILVALLFRTLDAFRIFDNIFVLTNGAQDTSSVSMQTYNNLIKGLNLGIGSTMAVLIFLTVAIIAFIFIKVFGTAAPGSDPGGKR, encoded by the coding sequence GTGACCGTCGCCGAACCAGCGGCGCCCGCGGCGACCGCCGTCAACGGTGGTAAACGCGGGAAGCCCCCGTTGAGCGAGGGCAAGAAGGCGGAGCGGCGGCTCGGGCTGCTGCTCTGCGCCCCGGCCGCGATCGTGATGATCGCGGTCACCGGCTGGCCGATCATCTACTCGATCTGGCTTTCCCTGCAGCGGTACGACCTCCGCTTCCCCGCGCAGCAGGAGTTCGTCGGCCTGGACAACTACGTGTCCGTGCTGACGAACTCGTACTGGTGGACCGCGTTCGCCACCACGATGGGGCTCACCGTGGTCTCGGTGGCCATCGAGCTGGTGCTGGGCATGGCACTGGCGCTGATCATGCACCGGACGCTGGTCGGCCGCGGTCTGGTGCGCACGGTTTCGCTGATCCCGTACGGCATCGTCACCGTGGTCGCGGCCTTCTCCTGGTACTACGCCTGGACCCCGGAGACCGGCTACCTGGCCAATCTGTTCGTCGGCTCGGCACCGCTGACCGACTGGCTGTCCTCGCTGTCGATCATCGTGCTGGCCGAGGTCTGGAAGACCACGCCGTTCATGGCGCTGCTGCTGATGGCCGGGCTGGCGCTGGTGCCGGACGACCTGCTCAAGGCGGCCTCGATGGACGGGGCCACCGCGTGGCAGCGGTTCACCAAGGTGATGCTGCCGGTGATGAAGCCGGCCATCCTGGTCGCGCTGCTGTTCCGCACGCTGGACGCGTTCCGCATCTTCGACAACATCTTCGTGCTCACCAACGGTGCGCAGGACACGTCGTCGGTGTCCATGCAGACCTACAACAACCTGATCAAGGGGCTGAACCTCGGTATCGGATCCACGATGGCCGTGCTGATCTTCCTCACCGTGGCCATCATCGCCTTCATCTTCATCAAGGTGTTCGGCACCGCGGCGCCGGGCAGTGACCCGGGAGGTAAGCGCTGA
- a CDS encoding aminoglycoside phosphotransferase family protein, whose product MPEFDVPEPFHERISRREGAAGLAWLAGLPELARRSLDRWSLTADGPVRHGYAAVVLPVLRADGTPAVLKLSWQDADTAGEPVALSTWNGQGAVLLLAHEPGALLLERLDGVRDLSTEPIGQAVETAAALLAELTVPAPALPRHLRTEAERWVEELPRESRELGHPLPSRLVDAAVGFARERGPEAASLLVNQDLHYQNVLAGTRRPWLVIDPQPLAGDPEFGVIPLLWNRSTETPVADRLRAIVSVAGLDPELTRSWVLFRLVDAFFYSLAADDRWLLDALDPLLDWARRLPANALALG is encoded by the coding sequence GTGCCCGAATTCGACGTTCCCGAGCCGTTCCACGAGCGTATTTCCCGGCGGGAGGGCGCGGCCGGACTGGCCTGGCTGGCCGGTCTGCCCGAGCTGGCGCGCCGGTCGCTGGACCGCTGGTCACTGACCGCGGACGGCCCGGTCCGCCACGGGTACGCCGCGGTGGTGCTGCCGGTGCTGCGCGCCGACGGCACACCGGCCGTGCTGAAGTTGTCCTGGCAGGACGCGGACACCGCCGGCGAACCGGTCGCACTGTCCACTTGGAACGGTCAAGGTGCGGTGCTGCTGCTGGCGCACGAACCCGGCGCGCTGCTGCTCGAACGGCTCGACGGCGTACGCGACCTGAGCACCGAACCGATCGGCCAGGCGGTCGAGACCGCCGCCGCGCTGCTCGCCGAGCTGACCGTGCCCGCGCCCGCGTTGCCACGGCACCTGCGCACCGAAGCCGAGCGCTGGGTGGAGGAACTGCCCCGCGAATCGCGTGAGCTGGGCCACCCGCTGCCGTCGCGATTGGTGGACGCCGCGGTCGGCTTCGCCCGCGAACGCGGCCCGGAAGCCGCCTCGCTGCTGGTGAACCAGGACCTGCACTACCAGAACGTGCTCGCCGGGACGCGGCGGCCGTGGCTGGTGATCGACCCGCAGCCGCTCGCCGGTGACCCCGAGTTCGGCGTGATCCCGCTGCTCTGGAACCGGAGCACCGAAACGCCGGTGGCGGACCGCCTGCGCGCGATCGTCTCGGTCGCCGGGCTCGATCCGGAACTGACCAGGTCGTGGGTGCTGTTCCGGTTGGTCGACGCGTTTTTCTACTCGCTCGCGGCGGACGACCGATGGCTGCTGGACGCGCTGGACCCGCTGCTCGACTGGGCGCGGCGGCTCCCGGCGAACGCGCTCGCCCTCGGATAG